The following coding sequences are from one Halobacteria archaeon AArc-dxtr1 window:
- the truA gene encoding tRNA pseudouridine(38-40) synthase TruA: MSMRAYRIAYDGSAYYGFQRQPDVPTVEDALFGALERLDVLAADAAKPVGYAAAGRTDAGVSALAQTVSVAGPDWLTPRAMNAELPADVRAWAAADVPETFHATHDPVRREYTYELYAPEADGVAENEEEDASQEAYPPVDDDRIGTALDALSGRHDLHNLTPDDRNTERTLAFTTARDGPYLRIQIAAGGFCRELVRRVISLVRAVGAGWRSPAAIDRVLSPEPLPGHEGIAPAPPEPLVLTDVTYPEVSFTVDAAAAASARAVFRQDRIERRTGARVSGTLCDGIDRRH; the protein is encoded by the coding sequence GTGAGCATGCGTGCCTACCGGATCGCCTACGACGGCTCGGCGTACTACGGCTTCCAGCGCCAGCCGGACGTACCAACCGTCGAGGACGCCCTCTTTGGGGCGCTGGAACGGCTCGACGTGCTCGCGGCCGACGCCGCGAAGCCGGTGGGGTATGCGGCTGCCGGGCGAACCGACGCCGGCGTCTCCGCGCTGGCCCAGACCGTCTCGGTGGCGGGCCCCGACTGGCTCACCCCCCGGGCGATGAACGCAGAGCTGCCCGCAGACGTCCGGGCGTGGGCGGCCGCCGACGTCCCGGAGACGTTCCACGCGACCCACGATCCGGTTCGCCGGGAGTACACCTACGAGCTGTACGCACCCGAGGCGGATGGCGTCGCGGAAAACGAGGAGGAAGATGCGTCTCAGGAGGCGTATCCGCCGGTCGACGACGACCGGATTGGGACCGCACTCGACGCGCTCTCGGGCCGGCACGACCTGCACAACCTGACGCCAGACGACCGGAACACCGAGCGGACGCTTGCGTTTACGACGGCGCGTGACGGGCCCTACCTCCGCATCCAGATTGCGGCGGGCGGCTTCTGTCGCGAGCTGGTCCGACGCGTGATCTCGCTCGTCCGCGCGGTCGGAGCCGGCTGGCGGTCGCCGGCGGCCATCGATCGGGTGCTCTCACCGGAGCCGCTGCCGGGCCACGAGGGGATCGCGCCGGCCCCGCCCGAGCCGCTCGTGCTGACCGACGTAACGTATCCGGAGGTCTCCTTTACGGTCGACGCGGCGGCGGCTGCGAGCGCACGGGCAGTCTTCCGTCAGGATCGGATCGAGCGCCGGACGGGCGCCCGCGTCTCGGGGACGCTGTGTGACGGAATCGACCGTCGACACTGA